A genomic segment from Garra rufa chromosome 5, GarRuf1.0, whole genome shotgun sequence encodes:
- the dpagt1 gene encoding UDP-N-acetylglucosamine--dolichyl-phosphate N-acetylglucosaminephosphotransferase codes for MSCQSMEKMSPIPALPLIINCCMSALGCIATVKLIPAFKDHFISARLYGMDLNKTIKKEVPESQGVISGTVFLIILFLFIPVPFLQCFMGEQCQRFPHNEFVQLIGALLAICCMIFLGFADDVLNLRWRHKLLLPTMASLPLLMVYFTNFGNTVIVVPKPFRVLLGMHLDLGILYYVYMGMLAVFCTNAINILAGINGIESGQALFISGSIILFNLLELNGDYRDDHVFSLYFMIPFFFTTLALFYHNWYPSSVFVGDTFCYFAGMTFAVVGILGHFSKTMLLFFIPQVINFIYSLPQLLHIIPCPRHRLPRLQSDTGKLGMSYSKFKQKDLGKLGQLILKVAETLWLLDVRRGQEADDEFIECNNMTLINLVLKVLGPTHERNLTAIMLLIQVLGSVVAFGIRYHLVRLFYDV; via the exons atgtcGTGTCAGTCCATGGAGAAGATGTCTCCAATTCCTGCTCTTCCTCTTATCATCAACTGTTGTATGTCTGCACTTGGGTGCATTGCAACAGTCAAGCTTATTCCTGCTTTTAAGGATCATTTCATATCTGCCAGACTCTATGGCATGGACCTAAATAAAACCATAAAGAAAGAAGT GCCTGAATCGCAAGGTGTAATCAGTGGCACAGTCTTCCTCATCATTCTCTTCCTCTTCATCCCTGTCCCCTTCCTCCAGTGCTTTATGGGAGAGCAGTGTCAACGGTTTCCTCACAACGAG TTTGTGCAGTTGATTGGTGCATTGTTGGCTATCTGCTGCATGATATTCCTGGGCTTTGCTGATGACGTTCTGAACCTGCGATGGAGACACAAGCTACTGCTGCCCACTATGGCCTCTCTACCTCTGCTCATGGTCTACTTCACTAACTTTGGCAACACTGTCATCGTCGTACCCAAACCTTTCCGTGTCCTGCTGGGGATGCATCTGGACTTGG GCATTCTGTATTATGTATATATGGGAATGTTGGCTGTGTTCTGCACAAATGCCATCAacattttggctggaatcaaTGGCATTGAGTCTGGGCAGGCTCTCTTCATATCTGGCTCCATCATCCTCTTTAATTTACTGGAACTCAATG GAGACTACAGGGATGACCATGTTTTCTCTTTGTACTTCATGATTCCCTTTTTCTTCACCACATTAGCCCTCTTCTACCACAACTG GTACCCTTCCTCTGTGTTTGTGGGAGACACTTTCTGTTACTTTGCTGGAATGACGTTTGCAGTGGTGGGGATACTCGGCCACTTCAGTAAGACCATGCTGCTTTTCTTCATCCCCCAAGTCATCAACTTCATTTACTCTTTGCCTCAGCTGCTTCACATTATTCCCTGTCCCAGACATCGCCTGCCTAG GTTACAGTCTGACACGGGAAAGCTTGGCATGAGCTACTCCAAGTTCAAACAGAAGGACCTGGGCAAATTAGGACAACTTATTCTTAAG GTGGCAGAAACATTATGGCTTCTGGATGTGCGTAGAGGGCAGGAAGCAGATGATGAGTTTATTGAGTGTAACAACATGACCCTTATAAATCTGGTGCTAAAAGTACTAGGACCTACCCATGAGAGAAACCTAACTGCAATCATGCTGTTAATACAG GTCTTGGGGAGTGTCGTGGCATTTGGAATCCGTTATCATCTTGTGCGTCTGTTCTACGACGTCTAG